In the bacterium genome, CGCTCGTAGCCGACCGTGAAAAGGCTTCGCGCGAGTGAAGGCCCCACTCTAGACTGCTCCAACGGGCTGCCACTGGCCGGGACGGGAAACGCCGCGCCGGCTGGACTCGTAAGGAGCGATTCGCCGGTGAGCGCCGAGGACCGTGAGCTGATCCGCAGCTGCCTCCGCGGCGACCGCCGGGCCTACCGAGCCCTCTTGGCCCGCTACCAGGATCCGATCTTCGGCTATTGCCAGCGAATGATCAAGGACCCGGGTCAGGCGGAGGACATCGCTCAGGAGGCGCTGGTCCGCACGCTGACACGCCTGGAGAGCTACGATGAGCGCTACAGCTTCTCCGCCTGGGTGTTCAAGATCGCGACCAATCTCTGCATCGACCACCTCCGCAAGGCCAAGCGGATCGCGTATTCGCTGGACCAGGAGATCGAGGGCAAGGACGGCAGCTTCCGCCGGGAGGTCGCGTCCGACACCGCGGATCCCGATGAGCAGGCGCTTGCGAACGAGCAGTTGCGCCTGCTGGACGCCGCGGTGGTTGCCTTGCCCGAGCACTATCGGGCGATCTTGCTGCTTCGCCACCGGGAGGACCTGAGCTACGAGGAGATTGCGCGCATCCTGGGGCTGCCGATCGGCACCGTGAAGATTCGGATCCATCGCGCGCGCGAGCAGATCAAACGGAGGTTGGATCGTGATGAGCTTCTCTAGCGCGGCATGCCGCGGGTTCTGGCCGGCGCTGGGGCTGCTGTTCGCGGTGGCGGGCGTTGCCGGCGCCAGCGAGGCCCGGCGCAGCGAAGAGCGCTTACTGTCGGCGCGGCAGCTCGCCCAGGTCATCGTCGAGAACCCGGCCGGGAGCATCGAGCTGATCGGCGAGGCCCGCGACGATCTAGCGCTCGCTGTCGACTACCGCGTTTCCGGTCGGGGCGCGGAAACCGTGCGCGGGGGGGCGGCCGCACTGCGCCTGGAGGCCTCCGAACAGGACGGCCGCCTCCGCCTGCGGCCGGTACATGCCGAGCGCGACATCGACGGGCCGCGGCCTGCTTCCCTCGCCGGCGCCGAGCTGAGCATCGCCATCCGGCTGCGGCTGCCGGCGCGCCTGCCCGTCGCCGCGAGCGTCACCCGGGACAAGCTGGTTGCGAGTGGCCTGGCGGGCGATCTCGTCGTCGCCGCAACGAGCGGCGACATCGAGCTTCGGCGCCTGGCCGGCCGGCTGGAGGCCGGTCTCACGAGCGGCTTCCTGCGCGCCAGCGACGTCGCCCGTGATGTGGCGGTCACGACGACCAGCGGCAGTATCGACCTGCGGCGGATCGGCGGTGATGCCGAGCTCCGCTCCATCAGCGGCGAGATCCGGGTGGAGGCGCTGGCGGGCGACCTGACGGTCGAGACATCCACCGGCGACCTGATGCTGATCGCGCCGCGCGGGCGGGTGGAGGTGCTCAGCGCCAGCGGTGCGGTCGCGATCCGCGAGCCCGGGGGCGATCTCAAGGTGAACTGCGCCAGCGGCGCGCTCAGCGTCGTCGATCTCGGACCGCGGCCGGACGGGGCGCCCCGGGACGTCTTCCTGGCCAACTCGAGCGGGGATGTGGAACTGCTGCTCCTGCCGGGTGCCGACTACGCCTTCGAGGCGGTCACCGACCTCGGCGCCATGCAGTTGCGGATTCCGCTACAAGTCGAGGCGCTCGGCCGGCGCCGGGTCGCGGGACTGCTGGGGGCCGGCCAGGGTCAACTCAAGGTCGTAACCGCCACGGGAGACATTCGTATCGCGCTGGCATCCGAAGCCACGAGGACCGCCCCCCAGAGATGAACAAGCCACTGCACACGGGCCGCTCCGAGGGAAGAAGCCGCTGCGATTCGGTGCGGAGTTCCCTTGCCGACTATCTCGAGGGACGTCTCTCCGCCGCGCTGCGCGGTCCGCTGCGTGCCCATCTCCAGCGCTGCCCGACCTGTCGCCGTGAGCTCCAGCGGGAGCTCCGGCTGCGGGAGCTGCTCGCCGGGCTCGAGCGTCCGGCAGCGCCGGTCGGATTCGCCGAGGCCGTGCTAGGGGCGGTTTTCGCCCAGGTACCGCTGCGCGAGCAGGTGGCGCCCACCCCTGCCCGGCGCGTTTCCCGGAGGGAGTGGGCGCTTCTGCCCATCGCCCTCCTGCTGCTGGCCCTGGCGATGGGCCAGTGGCTGGGCACCCCGGACTCCGCCGGGCTGCGCGACAGCGCCACCGAGGTGATCGTCGAGGGGGGCCGGGAACTGTCCGGGGCGCTGACCCTCATCGAGAGCGCTCGCGAGACCGGCGATCTCCTCACGCGGCCGGCGCGTGACAAGGCGGCCTCTCTGCTGCGAGTCGAGCGCACCCTGCGCAGCGTCGTGCCGCCGCAGCTGGCCACCCTGATTCTCCTTGTTGCCTTCGGGCCCCTCGTGCTTGTCTTCGTCGTCTACCGCATCCGGCTCCGGGGAGTACTATCCCATGTGCTCAGCCATCCATCGTATCGCTAGTGGCGCGATCTGCCTCGCTGTTCTGAGCCTGTCCTTCGGCACGGCCGGGGCGGCGCCGGCCGACAGCAGCGCGAAGGCGAAGCCGGGACAGGTGCAGGAGATCATCGTCGACGACTCGGGCATCATCGTCAGGGAAGGAGAGAGCGAGTACAGCATCCCGGCCGAGGCGGGCGAGGAGCGGTTGCGCGTGCGGGTGGACACGCAGGACCACCGCGACAAGCATAGCTACGCGGACGACGACGAGCAGGTCAGCTTCGGGCGCGATGTCAGCGTCGAGAGCGACGAGATCGTTCACAACGACCTGGTCATCCTCTTCGGGGATCTCGAAGTCTACGGCGAGGTCGTGGGCAACGTCGTCGTCATCATGGGCGACGTCTACGTCCGGGAGGATGCGCTCATCACCGGCGACGTCCTCGTCGTCGGCGGAGAAGTCGAGCGGGACGAGGGCGCGCGCATCGTCGGCGAGGTGACCCGCACGAGCAGCCACCTCGGCGGTCTGTTCCAGAATGGCTGGGAGGCCGCGGACTTCCGCTTCGTCGACCGGGACCGCTTCACCGCCGGCGACGCCGTGCTCAAGCTGCTCGAGTTCCTGGTCCTTGCCCTGGCGGGCAGCCTCCTCCTGGCCACGCGCCTGCCCCGCTTCACGGCCGGTGTGCGCTACCGGCCCTGGCGCAGCCTGCTCATCGGCTTCCTCAGCTCGCTCGCCATCCTGCTGCTGGCGATTCCGGCCGTGCTCGTGCTCATCCTGCTGCTGCTGACGATCGTCGCCATTCCGGTCGTGGTGCTCGCCATCCTGGCCCTGGTGGGGCTCGGCTTCGCCGCCTGGCTAATCCCACTCTACGCGTTCTCTCGCTACACCTTCGAAATCCGCGGCATGAACCGGTATCTGGCGGTGGCGATCTGGGCTGGCATCTTCTGGCTCTTCCACATGTTCGGCCATCTCGGCGGCCCTGTGAAGGGGCTCGTGCTGTTCGTCGAGATCGTCGCCTGGTGCCTCGGGCTCGGGGCCCTGGTGATCACGCGCCTGGGCTCGCGGCACTTGCTCGCCGATCCCTCCTGATTCCGCTGGTCACGACGCAGGGATCCTCGCTAGCTTCCCCGAGTGCACCCTCGTTCCCGCACTCGCCGTCGGCCGCCTCGGTCGGCGCCCAGCCTGGGCGCCCTGCGTCCCACGCTGCTCCTGGTCGTGGCACTGTTCGCCGCCCTGCTGCCCACGCCGGTGGCGGCTCGCGATCACAAGCTCAAGCTCCCGGGCGCGGACTTCCGCCCGGCCGATGTGGCGCACCTGCGTGGCTGGCCCCTGAGCGAGATCGTGCTCGAGGGCAACCGGCGCACCCGCGACGAGGCGGTCTTGCGAGAGCTCTTCCTCCAGCCCGGCGACGCCTTCGACCCTGAGCTCCTCTACCGCGACCTCCACTTCCTCGAGGGTCTGAGCATCTTCGCCGCGGTCGGCGTCGCCGTGGCGCCGGACGGGGGCGCCGTCCGCGTGACCTACTTCCTCATGGAGCGCGGCGACACCCGCTGGGGGCTCGTCTATCCGGTGGCGGACTACCGAGCCGGCGACCTTCGGCTCGGCGCCGTCTACCGGCATCGCAGCCTGTTCGGGGGGCGCGAGAACCTCTGGCTGGAGTACTCGGCGGGCTGGGAAGAACGGGCCCGCGTCAGCCTGGGCCGGCCCTGGCTGCGCAGCTACCCCATCGACCACCGCCTGGAGTACCGGCTCGTCGACCGGGACGATGGCGACGAACTGCACACGGAGCGCGTGGGGGTCAGCTTCGGGCTCTCCCTCAGCCGCCGTCGACCGCTCGAGCATCGCTTCCTGCTCAGCTTCGCCTGGGGCGAGCGTTCCTTTCTCGCGACGCCAGCCGGCGCGGCGGCTCGCGAGCGCGGGCGGCAGTACGAGCAATTCAGTTCGATCGGCTGCGGATACTCCCGTGACACCCGCGACAGCTTCCTGCGCCCGCAGCGGGGGGCGCAGTTCGAGCTGAGCGGCATCCTCTACGATCCCACGCTCGGCAGCTCGGTCTACCTGCGCCAGGTCCAGCTCTTTGCGACGCGCTACCGGAGCCTGCCGCGCGGTTGGGTCGCTGTGCTCGCGGTGGAGAGCCTGAGCCGCTGGGGCGGACTCTTCTACAAGGGAGTCTCCTCGCTCGGCGGCCTCGACTCGGTCCGCGGGTACGGCGGCGGCAGCATCGACGGTTGGGTCGGCGCCGGGACGGCGCTGGGCCCGCGCGGGCGCAACCACCTGCTGCTCCAGGGCGAGCTCCGCCACGACCTGCTACCGCGCTTCGCCGTCGACCTGCCGATCCTGGGGGTCGTGGACATCCAGCTCGAGTCGGCGCTCTTCGCAGATGCCGGCTTCCTCTGGAGCCGAGACCGCTTTCTCCTGCCCCAGGCCACCCGGGCGCGCGTGCACGGCGTGGGAACCGGCCTGCGGGCCTACACGCCCGTCGGGGACGTCCTGCGCCTGGAGTTCGCCGTCGGGGAATCGGGACACTACGAGCTCCACCTGGGCAGCGGCATTCGCTTCTAGTGATGCTGGGAGGTGGGGGAGATCCCCCAATCGGCCTGGCTGGCGGTTCGGCGGCGCAAGATGTTCTCTCGTATAATCTTACCTGCTCCGCCCCCACCGCGAAGGGGGCCAGATGACCCAGCCCGGCCCGGCCGGGGGGGCCGGAAGCTGCACCCGGCCCGCGAATCCGACCCTCCCCCC is a window encoding:
- a CDS encoding sigma-70 family RNA polymerase sigma factor, whose protein sequence is MKRLRASEGPTLDCSNGLPLAGTGNAAPAGLVRSDSPVSAEDRELIRSCLRGDRRAYRALLARYQDPIFGYCQRMIKDPGQAEDIAQEALVRTLTRLESYDERYSFSAWVFKIATNLCIDHLRKAKRIAYSLDQEIEGKDGSFRREVASDTADPDEQALANEQLRLLDAAVVALPEHYRAILLLRHREDLSYEEIARILGLPIGTVKIRIHRAREQIKRRLDRDELL
- a CDS encoding DUF4097 domain-containing protein — encoded protein: MSFSSAACRGFWPALGLLFAVAGVAGASEARRSEERLLSARQLAQVIVENPAGSIELIGEARDDLALAVDYRVSGRGAETVRGGAAALRLEASEQDGRLRLRPVHAERDIDGPRPASLAGAELSIAIRLRLPARLPVAASVTRDKLVASGLAGDLVVAATSGDIELRRLAGRLEAGLTSGFLRASDVARDVAVTTTSGSIDLRRIGGDAELRSISGEIRVEALAGDLTVETSTGDLMLIAPRGRVEVLSASGAVAIREPGGDLKVNCASGALSVVDLGPRPDGAPRDVFLANSSGDVELLLLPGADYAFEAVTDLGAMQLRIPLQVEALGRRRVAGLLGAGQGQLKVVTATGDIRIALASEATRTAPQR
- a CDS encoding polymer-forming cytoskeletal protein, with amino-acid sequence MCSAIHRIASGAICLAVLSLSFGTAGAAPADSSAKAKPGQVQEIIVDDSGIIVREGESEYSIPAEAGEERLRVRVDTQDHRDKHSYADDDEQVSFGRDVSVESDEIVHNDLVILFGDLEVYGEVVGNVVVIMGDVYVREDALITGDVLVVGGEVERDEGARIVGEVTRTSSHLGGLFQNGWEAADFRFVDRDRFTAGDAVLKLLEFLVLALAGSLLLATRLPRFTAGVRYRPWRSLLIGFLSSLAILLLAIPAVLVLILLLLTIVAIPVVVLAILALVGLGFAAWLIPLYAFSRYTFEIRGMNRYLAVAIWAGIFWLFHMFGHLGGPVKGLVLFVEIVAWCLGLGALVITRLGSRHLLADPS